CTTGGCTGCCAGCAGAATGCAATATTAGCTTGGACCAGAAGCAGCCACATATGCCTTATTAGGTGATTATATTGCCAAGGAGCTTCTCTTGAATCTGTCATTAATCACATTTGCAGAACATCCTACTATTGCATTAATCCATTCTTTCCTCAACAAGAAAATAATTCCAGTTTTTTAGAGCTATCGATTCTGCTCTAGCAGAGACTCCTGCACCAGTGGGCCCTGAAAAAACTCCAACCACACTTCCATCCCACAATCTGATCATTTCCCCAATACCTGAGGGCCCATGGTTCCCAAGGTAGCATCCATCCATATTGAGCTTACCTAGACCTTCGGGAGGCAACTGCAAGGTTGATATCCTTCTCAATTTCCTATATCTCATGAAAAGGAGAGATAGCAATCTCTAAAGAATCGGCTTGCAGGGATTTCTTCAAACAAATCATCAGTTTGAGCCCAATCTACATTTGATTCTTTCAATCACCTCAATGACTTTCGCTTGCTTACCTCCTTACCAAAAATTTGAAAAGCATCGAATGATACTACCTTTCTTCTTCATACACTTCCTTTCCAGATCAAGTAACCACAGTCTAAAACTGCCAACCCCAACTACTCAAAATGACCAACATATCACCACTAGGTCATTAACTTTAATTATATAGAGACTGAAAAATAGCAAGTGCATCCTTCTTGGTACAAATTTATATATATGAGATGAAATATCCTTTCATCAATAAATCCAAAATTATTCATTCATCTGGAGAATTCTTTGAGAAATGAGTTGATGAATTCATCAATCAAACATACTCCCTAGGTAGCTTGCATTGACTGCCAGCCAAGTGGACTTGATCTCTGCTAAAAATACCACATTTACTTTTAATATCTAAATATTTTAACTCTAGTAATCATAATGAAGGATCATTTGTCACATGCATTTCTCTATCCTAGAAGTGGCATTCCCAAACAAGTCCCTTATGGTCTCTTTAATCAAGCATACCTCCTATTATGTTTACTATGTTTATTTTTAGAATGATAAAACAGTCTCTTTGCCCCCAACTTACTTTAAGAACAATTCCACAATTATGCATTCTACCACAATTCTATTCTTCCACATTTAAgggcattctctctctctttctctagtCTCCGCTCGAACCAACATATTCAGTTTCAATATATTTAGTGTTACTTTCTCTGGTCCTTGCTCACACCACCATATttcctttcaagtttcaatttaCTAAGGTGTCTAAATCAGAATCTCCCGCCCCCAACTGAATCATATGTGATATGATATTAATGCTTTAGGTGATCTATGAGGCAGACCAAAACTTGGAAGTTGAAATCATAAAGTgaaacaataaaataatctAATCATCGTATAAGATAAGTCCAATTTTAAGGTCTTTCATGTTCTGTTAATTTCATTGAAATGAAACTGATAGAATGCCATTACTGCAAGGAAACTGACAAATAGTCCAAAGTGATCAGAATCTGCGCTTCACAACAAGTCCTTTATAGTCTCTTTAAAGAACAATTGCCACAATTATGCATTCTACCACTACTTTTTTCTTCTACATAATAgaccattctctctctctctggtcctCGCTCATGATGCGAACCAAAACTTGGAAGTTGAAATCATAAAGTGGTCGAATtggattttcaatttaaacaagaTAAGTCAAATCTTAAGGTCTTTAATGTTTGGTTAatttgaatggaaaaaaaaaatagacaccACGACTTCAAGGAAACAGGAAACTGACAAGTAGTCCAAAGTAATTAGAATCTGGGCTTCACAAATCAGAATGTACCTGGAAGGAATACCGAAGCTGCACGATGAAAGGATGCACAACCTTGGTGAGTATATCCCTCTCAGCCTTCATGTAATCGACATGGTTCTTCTTTATAATGGTATCcttcctcatcatcttcatcgCAAATATCACATCGTCTCCACCAATTTCTCCGCCGCCgctattcttcttcctcaccaGGAAAACCTTACCGAAAGACCCCCGCCCAACAAGTCTCAAAATCTCGAAATCCCCAGGGCCCGTCTTACCGGTCCCCATGCCATTCTCTTCCTTCTGCTTCTTGGCCTTCTCGGGCTCATTTTCTACCTGTTCATCAGAGTTTTGGGAACCGCTGTTTTCTCCATCGAAGGTCTTAAAGGAGAGGGATCTGGAAGTAGCAAGTCGAGGCGAGGGGCCCAAAAAGGAATGGGATCGGCTGTGTATGACTTCTGGCTCTCCAATTTCAAGGAAAggtgagggagaagaagaagaagacgcaGCGTGAGTGGCCTGAGGACCGAATACGTCGGAGAAATCGAAATCTTCACCGGGTGTGGATACTGAGGGAGGGATACTAAGCTTACCGAGCTTGGCTGCCAGAATCGACTGGATAGTCTTCTTCTGAGCCGAAGATACCATCTCTCTCCGAGTTCTCTGATCCAAGAGAGACTCAATTCAACTCCAATTGAGTTGGAGAAGAGATTGGGattcagaaagaaaaaaattaatgggGCAGCTGAGAAACAGATGAACAATACTAAAACGAGTAAATTTTCGGCGGAAATGAAGACAAAAGGGAACACTGGTGTATCGTCATAACTGGGAAAAAGTAAACAATTATGCAAATCTTTATTTCTGCAGAATATTCGATCTGAGAAACTCATCGATTTATAATTTATGGCACCgatcatacaaaaaaaaataaggataatttacacatatcacccctgaggtttgacgaaaatATAGTTTTATCCTCTTAATTTTGAATAATTCTACATACCCCTGAgatttacaaacgttaacacgTAAACTCATTCTGTCTGTTGAtcactaacaacgttaaaaatacGATATAAACTGACAAAATTGTCCTTGGCaattgggtttcaaaaccctttcaaccatTTGCGCACCTGCAACTCTTCGTCCTCTCCAATCATGACCACGACATTGATTGTTTATAGCTTTGTAATATCCAACCCTTCTGTTCCACAGCTCTGTATCTTTTCTGAACATTTCTTTTGTGATTCCGGTCACACTTCCGCTACTAATCCTCGAAGAAGTTGCATTCAATCTCTGTGGCCATTTAGCCAGCTGACCTCCGGCGACTTCGCTAATGTCAAAAACTTCTGGTAATGGGGTTATGCAAGTCCCCAATTTGGTGTACCTGTAGCAAAGATTGAAGCtttgtaagtttttttttgtcatttaagCATGAATAAGATGGGTTAGATTTGAAACAACAGCAGAACATACCGAGCCTTGTCGGGGTTTTGTGACGCCTTGCAGAATTGGGGCTTTCCGGCCACCTTGCGATTCTTTTTACAATGGATGTGGCTAGTGAGTTTCTGCCAGATAGCAATGTCACCCTTCTGGACAAGTTTGTTCCAACAAAGGCTCTTGGCTACAGCTTCGATCTGAGATTGCTCTGCATTAAGGTCCTCTTCTGTTCTCTCCCAGCCTTTCCAGTGTTTTTGCCAGTTGATTGGTGGCCCTGACAGAATCCAGTAACCACCAAGGCGAGAACTCTATCCACTTCAATCAGGTATAGCCCATCTGGTTTCCAAACCCAACTGGGGACAACAATGAgaatcaataagaaaaaaaaattcagaaatgtgcgagagagagagagagaaagcgagAACTACCATATTGACCCCAGGGGATGAGACAACGAGAGCAGTGAGCCAAGTCGAATGCCCAGGATGGGTAAGAAGTCTGATGGAAGCCAATTCTCCGATTAACGCCGGAACGCCTCATTCGAGTGCGAATTGCACTTGAGCTTCATGGGTGTCTCTTGGTGCGAACGACATTGTCAAGATGTTAAGTTATAAAAGGTAAGCTCCCCAGCTTGCAACGTGCAAAAGATTCAATCAAGGCAAATCTGAATCCATCCATAATCACAAAATCGTGATTTGGTATTTTTCCCCAATTCAACGCCGTGGTAGCAGGTAAGCTCTCCAGCTTGCAACCTGCAAAACCCAATTTgccaagggcaattttgtcagtttACATCGTATATTTTACGTTGTTAGTGATCAACTGATGGAATGAGTAAAAAAATCTAATCGCCCACCGTGGGGCTCGAACCCACGACCACAAGGTTAAGAGCCTTGCGCTCTACCAACTGAGCTAGACGGGCTTAGATATTATAGTTAGAGCGATTATGTTACGTGTTTGTTTATTGATCATCTTAGATTATCTTTGTCCACTGTCCAGTTCTATTCTGGAGCCTCGACTGCTAGTTCCAACAATCCCACGACCACCCCTTTCGATCTTCAAGTTCAAGACTGCTAGATTCATGTAAAGTTAATGGCGTTTTAAGTCGTTTTTTTATCTTACTACACATACAGAATGTTCAGCTTATTTAGCAAGAAATTATTCTGTTTCAGGTGGTCTGGAGATTCATCAACTCCTTCTCTTTTTGATTCAAAACTCGTCTCTTGGATTTAATTCAAACGCAACAGACCAACCATCTTTCACGGTAGATTATCTTCATAAGCTCATGTTGGTTTGTCGCCAGAAATCCAGAATCAGCTCGCAAAGCAACCTAAAACTAATTAAGACCACCACCATAAAACCAGACTGTCTCCTCCCACTAAGTTCATCAGCTGGAAGCCATACCCATCACTATTCTCTGCGGATCTTGAGTTCTTGACACAATcttgaacccccccccccccacaccccctttcctgcaactccggCTCCACCCTTGCTGCCGGCTCAACCCATCTCCCCGTCTCCActcatgctctctctctctcttggccaATCAATCCCCATCTTCCCTTCTCTAATCTCTCTCGATGATGATAGGTAGAGATCCCATCATCTGCATCTCATTTCTTTCTCCTCTGCGAAAAAGTACCGTCAATGACTTTCGATTCCAATCCGTCTATATCTTTCTAAAGCTGAAATCTTTTTTCCCATCTTTTTCCAAGATTTTAACTTTTGTCTCCTCCTCACGGTAGCTACCCTGATCTCTATTGTCAAATTCTCTCGTCTCCATTAGGGATAGTTTCTCCTCCAAATTCTCTCGTTCCAGTAGAGAAGATTTCTCCCTCTCAAGCTCTTCGACCTTCGCCTCCTTATTCAGATTCCTCCGTTTAAGCTCTTCTAATGCATCGTTCAACTTCCGTAGTTCCGCAGTCGCTTCATCGCTTTCTCACATCGAGGACACGAGATCATGCTGTAAGCAAGAGACTTGCGTTTCCAACTCAACCGCACGAGCCGAGATAACTTGCATAGCCTTCTTTTCTTCAGAGGACTGTTCgatctccctctgcaaccttTTCCTTCTTGTCCTTCATCGCATCTCCATCAGTCCTCAATCTGATCTCTTCCATCAAATCCTTGATTCTCCCATCACTCTTCTCCTTCTCGCGTATCAATTCAAAATTCTCTTGTTCCAGGGTACTCATCTCATAAAGAGTTCTTTTGGTCAATCTATTTGGAAATCATTTTAATCCCGGGTTCACATGGGCACCATGCAGTCACAATTAGGAAGATGGGTTGCGCCGACAACAGGGGTGGCggcggagttgcaggaaaggggtgGTGGCGGGGTTCTAGGGAAAAGGTCTCCTGGGTTGTGCCGGAAGTCGGGCTGGGGGCGGAATTGTTGGAAATGGAATGAAGTTCAGCGGACGGAGACATACTAACGGACTGGTGCTGTTTGTACTACATTTTAAACTGTAGAGGAGGTTCGtgtaatttttgaaaacacGGGAGAAGGGTGTGTAATTAGACCATAGTTCAGGAGATGGGATGGGTGTAAATTTCCCTTCTATTTTCCTTCACGCCTATCTAAGGGCATTTATGACAATACACATATGATGGGTAAgcattttctctttgattaaTTACTCTATTGATTTATAAAGAGAGAGGAGTGGAAAGTGGGAAATACAGGCAGAGGCAGAGGAAGGAACGGAGGGTAGAAAAGCCATGGCGTCTTCAAAGCCACTGTTTTTCTTCCCAATCCCGGCCCTCCTTATAGCCATCTTCCTGCTCTTGAATTGTTCTTCATTCACGCGGGCAGCTTCACTATTAACAGACGAGAGGTACCTGGAGCTTCTCTAATTCTTTCTGTATTGGCTGTGGCGGTGATCGTTCTCGACAGTTTTGATCTTTGATTGCTGATATTGcagttttgatttggtttcctTACTCATAGGGATAGAGAAAGACAAGGAGAACGAAGCGGTGAAGCAACAAGAGGACGCCTATTGCAGCAGAGTTTCAGGGAAACCCCGGAGGGGACTAACGCTACTTTTGATTGTTCTCCATCTGGGCCCTGTGTTGCCTGCCTCTACTCCGAAAAGGTGAGAAATTCCTTTCGGCGAattcttttcttgtttgttaattaaaaattcGCCCTAGTCTCTGGCACTGTAATTGATCCAAACACATGTAACTGATTCTAGAAAACGAGGCATCATTAGGCTTGTAACCAGATCTCTGGTGCTTTGGGCTTGATCCCAGCCAAAATGAAATTGACGTTGCGGTAAAAAAGCTTAATAGGGCATCCTCAAGCTGCGATTAGTACCCTTTCCTGCATATGCAAAATAAATCACGAAGTTGCATTTAATTAAGGTGATTAAGAAAGAACTCTGTAGCATAATTAATAACCTTATGTGCTTGCTTGCAGTGAATATGAAAGATTTGATCACACGTTAGGAAATGTGGTTTTGTGTGCCTTGCAATGTCTTGCTTGTTATACATGACCTAAGCACTCTTTAGAGTTTTCTGAGTATGAAAGTCATTTTGCGTGCAAACATATACTCTGTAACCACTGAAGAAGGTTATGGATGCATGTAAATGCTGGGCAACATTATTGATTATATTGTCAATGCGTACCTCTTTTGAAATATCAAAGTTTTGAGACAAGGAAGGGATCTTCTGTTAGCAGCATCCTAAAAGAATACATGTCATTGACTTAGCTACGGTGGCATAGAGTAGATCTTTTGTTTCCTTATTGCCATAGGGGGAAAAAAGTTTGGATTTAGAGGGAGCTGTGATGTGTAGCTCTAGAGGGTAGACCTCTGCACAACATTAAGGTTGCTTCATTGCAAACTAGTGGTCGTGGGTTTGAGTCGGGGAACAGCCTCTCTGTAAAGCGGCGGTTAaagctgtgtacattatgactctccccagaccctgTGGTGGCGAGAGCCTCGTGTATTGGGTACCCCCTTTTGCAAAAGCATTACAAAAGAGAACTCATCATATATGAGCAGCAGGTGAAACAAATACTATTGAATGCGCTGGTGAGGAGGGAGTTATATGAGGCAAATTAGGGCTGGTGGAAGGGCAAAGGGAGCCAAAAATGGACATGGGTTGGACTAGTGAATAAAGATGTGATTAGCTTTAATTTTACAGAAAATATAGCCTTAAGTGGTGAAATAACAAAACATGATATGAGTAGTCAAAATTGAATAGCCTGCAGTTAAAATATCATTTTTATGTAGTCGCTGCATGTCATGTGTAGGGAATTTCGATTACTTTGATAAATAGGCAACTCTTACTGTCCTCCTTAGTATGTGTTATTTCATTGTACTCAGTTCCGGTTTGTAATTGTTGTTGTAGAGTGATGACAAGTACCATTGCAGTGAGACTGGATATCGCATCCCATTCAAATGTATTGAAAATCAACATGGTCCAAAGGTGGCAGAGaacacaaaatccaagaaaacaCGATCTCTTTTGGAGAGCTCCTACAATGAAAAGGAAACCCATGAAATGTTGCCGGATGCAGATGAACATAGTTCTTCACTAATCCATAGAAGATTTTTGGGTGACTCATCCAAGTCGGAGGGTGGGAAACAAGCTTATATCACTTACAGGAGctgtaaaccaaaaataaatgaagaaagGTTGTCAGTGCTTGGTTTTGAGGTAACTAAATGTATTGTGTCGCTTTATTTTAACCAGATCTCTGACTAGCTTCTTCTGTATTTGCTGTTATCAGCATGTTACATAtgttttctcattctttattgAAAGAATCTCATGGAACTTTGTCAGCTGGTGATTACTGTTTTTGCAataattttgtttaatttgagcTAATTCTTTTCCTTGTTAATATTGActcaaagaacaaagaaaaactGCATGCAAGGATAGATCAGATCCACATTCATACTTGACATTTAAATTGTCGTTCCAGAAATAATGATTTAGGGTGGGATAGACATCTGTCAGTCTTTTTAGTTTGGGATTCAGTATATGGAAATTAGAAGATTATGCACCTTTGAGAGTACTTTAAGATTTGCATCATTTTCTCTTATGCAAACAAAAGAAGTTTTGTGTATGTATAACTTCCCTGTGTAGAGATTAGAATCTATATGCATCTTTCTGCCTTGTCTTTTGCAACCAATTCACAACCCATGCTAGGGAGCTAGAGCTGGCTGAGCAGCAGTGTTTTGCATATTCTCTTTAATATTCATGGTGCTGATCTGTGGCAATTTTCAGTATCTAGAACCTCAATCATCTATTTTCCTTAACTATGGTTACAATCATGTTTATGACTTTTTGACATTGGCTAGTATATACTTGAGTCACTTAATGGTGTACATTTCTTCAGATGGGTCTTGACTGCTTCTGTCGTGTTTTCTTCTCTGCAGGGTATTATGTTATGTTTGTTGTTTGTAAGTGGTTCATTTGTACACTTCAGACGTAAACGGACTGTTGCCATGCCT
The nucleotide sequence above comes from Telopea speciosissima isolate NSW1024214 ecotype Mountain lineage chromosome 3, Tspe_v1, whole genome shotgun sequence. Encoded proteins:
- the LOC122653536 gene encoding uncharacterized protein LOC122653536 isoform X2, which translates into the protein MASSKPLFFFPIPALLIAIFLLLNCSSFTRAASLLTDERDRERQGERSGEATRGRLLQQSFRETPEGTNATFDCSPSGPCVACLYSEKSDDKYHCSETGYRIPFKCIENQHGPKVAENTKSKKTRSLLESSYNEKETHEMLPDADEHSSSLIHRRFLGDSSKSEGGKQAYITYRSCKPKINEERLSVLGFEGIMLCLLFVSGSFVHFRRKRTVAMPGTGPVRIQTISRF
- the LOC122653536 gene encoding uncharacterized protein LOC122653536 isoform X1, translated to MASSKPLFFFPIPALLIAIFLLLNCSSFTRAASLLTDESRDRERQGERSGEATRGRLLQQSFRETPEGTNATFDCSPSGPCVACLYSEKSDDKYHCSETGYRIPFKCIENQHGPKVAENTKSKKTRSLLESSYNEKETHEMLPDADEHSSSLIHRRFLGDSSKSEGGKQAYITYRSCKPKINEERLSVLGFEGIMLCLLFVSGSFVHFRRKRTVAMPGTGPVRIQTISRF